DNA sequence from the Mangifera indica cultivar Alphonso chromosome 18, CATAS_Mindica_2.1, whole genome shotgun sequence genome:
tatctcatgttgaaagcatgcgaagggtatgaagttcctataacacgatacttcaatacccaaccaatggattcgcaagatcctatttttttgacagatcaagattgagaaatagctatggctttaatgaacttgttagagccattgaaaacagccacagatcattactcaggtgtgtattatccaacaacttgttctataatatatagtatggtagaaataagtgatatttttaaagaacataggtatcgtcactctcataatacttttcaaaatatatgtatgcaaatggaacaaaaatttaaaaaatattggagtgaaattcctttactttattctgcagctactattttagatcctagggtaaaaactaatagattacaaaatttatttgatgttattaatgaaaatttgtcaattaatagcaatgtaaattctgttgaatatgttcaagaatttttatttgatatgtatagtatttatgaacaaaaatatagaaaaactgGACAAAGTTCTGCACCAGAGGTAAGTTCTGGTAGTTCAAGTAAAAAAAAGTCATGCATATGGTCCTTATTGcgcaaaggtaaacaaactgttagtcaaagtacaaattatagtcaattttacaattatataaatattgaccattatcctgaaattgttcaaagatataatactaaaaaactagatgttttggcatggtggaaagacaaggcagAAACCTTTCCTGTGCTTGCAACCATGGctcgagatctactaacacctctggtgtcaactgtagcatcaaaatccgcttttagtgcagggggatgtgtgctggatgatagacgatccaatttacatccaaatatggtcgaaGCAATAATGTGCAAGAAAGATTGGAtcaaagctgattttaaattacagaatcgtgtgacagaagatgtctttgaagaattcaaagatttggatgtagaagatgaatagataaatattatatagtagatgaattttatttatgttttgtaatttatacaatatgtaaattaatttatttgtattttattaacaatttataatattttttatcatgtaaccatgATATTCCTCCGCTataagtgagggattataaataaaatattcggagtactgtcctcgattttaataattaaaaaataatttgtgtttaaaaattttaattaaaacttttttttaaatatttaataaggcccGACGCGGCCCATTTAATAAGGCCCGGCCTGACCCATTTAAAGCACGTTTGTATATGGGCCGggctttgggcctttatattttgGGCCTCGGGCCCGGCCCGACCCATTGACGTCTCTGCAATCATCGTTGAACTAGAATAAAACCTGTGTATTCTTTACCTTTATATTTGTGATTATTTGCTTTATTGATTATTGATTATTGATTATGTACACAATCTTTTGACCGATTTGTATACTTACTTTACCTAGCTCATATGActcatatatatcaattttagtCATGCAGTTTCTTTCTCGTATTGatcattttatagtttttaatatcaattaatcTGCATGTTCTTGTTTGTGCCGGGGTAGATTTTTACAGAAGATTCTTACTCCTGCATGGTTTCTCAGCCATGAAAGCAAAAACCATCAGATCAGTCAATAAGCCAAACTATATCAAGATACCAAAACACTTAATTTTCTTCAAGAGGTGCCCCTGTAAttgattatcttatttattgCAAGAGTCTAGGTCAAGAGATCACCTCCGCAAAAAGACTAGAAATATCTCCATTTTTGGATGCCATAGGATACAATTAGGggacaaattaacaaaaaataatgaaatattgtGTTTAGTTGCGTTAACTATTCAACTTCATGGTCATAATTAACTTTTCCATTGTCCCATGGAATTAAATTTTGGAGTAAATCTTATATCcgtaaaatatgaaaaacatattgggtatatataaaaaaataatatcattagaaataataacaaaaaattaataaaataatttataaatttttaagttgtgaaaacatattttatactcaaaaacaaaaatcgTGATAGATTAATTATTTGTCCAACacaaataatatcttaaaaatgGATTAGactattaaacttaaatattatcattatcataaataattttactagAAGTAAAACGGATCAAATAAGGGACTTACACTTGCGTGTTATCAAGATAGTACCAAGCCTATGTATGGTAAAATGAATCATATGgtattaacaagtacaatcaaAATCACGAGCTATGGACATAGTTTTAATTGGAATTAAAATGAATCATATAGAGTACTAATATGTTATGTTAAACTCATGTGATTAGCTTCGTTAGTACCAAGCCTATTGTATggtaaaaattattgttaattaattattgattaaggATGTTCTTATCCTTTGACTGTATTCCAATGGGGTTGGTAAGTAATGAGAAAAAACAGCCAAAGTATGAATCAATTTCGTGTCAAAGTGGAGGTCATGCATGGTTTGACGTTGCATTATTTTATGACAATCGAGGGCACAAATTGATTTTCCTTTGTAAGTTCGTGAATGCAAAGAATACTAATTAGGTTGGGATGAGATTTCCGCATGCAATTCAATGTTTTTTAATTCACAGAAAGTGCCAAGAAGGTTTCGAGTCAATGAGGATtcgtgaaaatatttttttatgttcatCCCTTTTGATCTCTATCTGTTCATGtccattgatatataataataattctttatccgctgtttcttgaagccaatagcccttttgaaaaatgatacaaCCTGTTCATCCTTTCCAGGATTTATATGCCAATAATGGGGTAGCCATGGAAGATGATCTTCTGTTTATGAATTACTTTGAGTCGTCCACATTCTCTCCTCCTTTTACCACAATTTCTGATAATCTCGCACCTTCTGCCATGTCCAATGATTTCATTGACattgataattttccttttcacGTAAATGAAATGCAAATTACATTTCCCGTTGATGATTCTTCTTCGGTACTTGATTTGGAGGATTTGGACTTGGACCCCAATCTGAACATCGATTTAGAAGAAATAAGAGATTGGTTGGAGAATGGTGATCATGATCAAGAAAGTGATGATTCCTCTTATCAGCAACTTTCTATGGGTCAAGAGGGTAATGAGACATCTATGGAAGAGACTTCAATAATCCCGGAGCCAATCCTAAACTTCCCTACAGAAGGCATGGAGATTAACAATGAACTCTGTGCAAGCCACCTAGCCAAGGCTTATGGTGAAGCCATGGCGAATGAACACAGAGAGCTCGCGGAGGTGATCGTGAAACGCATCAATGCGAAAGTCAGTCCCGTCGGTGGGATTAAGGAACGCCTTTTGTATCATTCATTTCAGCCCTTGAACAAGGAAACTCATGATAACTATCTTAAACAAGAGTCCTGCAAGGTTTTTGATGCAGCTTTTAAGGCATTCTATAGTGTGTTCCCAAACGGAATGTTCGCTCATTTCACTGCGAACTCGGCGATTCTTGAGGCCGTTCCTCATGATACTGAGGTTTTGCACATTGTTGATTTCGACATGGGGGAGGGCGTTCAATGGGCTTCAATGATTGTGGCTCTTGCTCAGCGACAAAATCTGCTGCAACAATTCGGTCTTATTTCACAACAAATAACATTTAAACTTACATCGATAAAGTGGAAGAATGCGGGATGTATTTGTGGTCAAGCTCATCCCCATTGGAGATTTGAGGAGACAAAGAAGCAGCTTATATATTATGCAAATTGCCATGGCATAAAGTTGAAAGTTGAGGAAATGGAACTGCAAGATTTGGTGCATGAGATAAAGAAAACTAAAAGAAGAGGAGGAAGGAGAGAATGGATGGCCTTTAATTGCATGTGGGCACTTCCCCAcatgggaagaagaagaagaagagggcaTGTTATGGAGTTTCTAAAGCTGGCTAAAGATTTTTTGGCCAATTGTGAAAATAACGATGGTATAATCACTTTTGGTGATGGAGATACTTGGGAGAAAACAGAAGATTACTCAtgttttgaatcattttttgaaAGTTATCAGGAACATTACCAGGCATTATTAGAATCAATGGAATGGAACCTCCATAATCTTCTTGCAGAAGCAAGAATAGCCATGGAGTGTCTCTTTGTGGCACCGTATGCATCTTGTCTTTCTTTGTTCGAAAAGTGGAAGGAAATAAAAGAGGTCTGCGAATTTGAGCCGGGATTTGGGTTGAAAGGCGTGAGATTAAGCAGTGAGAGCTTAATGGAAGCTAAAGTAATGGGGAGAGAAGGTGAAGGTTTGTACAGAGTGAGAATTGAAGGTGAAAATGCAAATGAGATGGTGTTGGAATGGGAAAGAACTCCATTAGTGAGAGTTTCTGCATGGAGATTATAGCCATTATCAAGAGTAAGAAGCAATTGAAAGGGACTTACGACAGTGAATATTTTcaattgtatcattttttttttcgaattgaattccattaatacaataaaaaatatggagGAATTTATGGTGTTTAACCTAAATATGCTACATAATTAATACTAATGAAAGTTTCGCTGTTGCTTCTCTGTGATGAAAGTTGTATCTTTTCcataatatattctattttttagCCTAATTCTCCATTTGAATATCGATGCAGTtagataaaatttagaaaaataaaaatcactaTGAGATAGGTATATGATTTAGGAGTGGaatcaatttgaacttgtttgGCTTGGCTCGAATGAGTCAATCTCGAGCTAGATCTCTAACTCAGTATCTTAGCTTAAGATCAATTTGTTTATCtatctaataatattgtttatcttatagataatattatttattccgTCAATAATTCTCTGATGATACTATACATTAGTTTGAATGAACTCGAATTTAAACTTAacattataaattcaattcaaacttgaaccACCCAAAGGCCAGAACACCTGCCCTAggtatattaaatttgattaaaaaaaaaaaagaacttgcTTGAACTTGAAAAGTATTGTTAAAGagaaatgtgtttgatttaggCTAACTTGAATAAAATTCAACTTaacattgatttaaatttaatataattaaactgaCTTAAGATTAATGtcttgaaatttaaatttaattaaaaaataaataatttaattttaaatttaattaaacctattttaaattcgaatatttaaattgacTCAAAATTTTGACCAAACTTGGTAGAATTAATTCGGGTGTGAACAATCTCTAGTTGAGGCCGAAGCAAAGGCGATAATTAAGAGCCGAATTCTGAAAAGTATCTCTTAGTCATTTTCGTGGCCTATCAAATTAACGCGGTTCCGATGGAAAATCCGCAGATATTATTCAAGCAAAAGGCCCAACCACGcgattcttaaaaaattatctccATTGACCTAACTGCTTCTGAATTAGAAAAAAcccataaattatataaaaataaagaaatagtgAAGAAAATTAATTGCTTGGCCTTTAattttcaagagaaaaaaaagtgcTTAGCTCTTAAATCATGCAGGAACCTTATTTTCTCTTCTGCAAGACTGGTTTTTTGATGatcttcttattatttttttttttggggcatAATTAGGGTTAGTTTTATCCATCACATGATAGACCAATAAGTCCGACCGTCACGTTTAAGGCTATgaaatatcctataaaattattaaaaccttGAAAATTATCATAACCTGGATCTCAGCTGACTTGGATTCGAATAGCGACTCAGAACGAAAAATCCAAGCTTGAATAGGGTTTGCTCCAATTAGAAATTGAGCTAAGTTGAATCGCTAGAAAGTTGTCTGCAGATTAATCTTCTTTaacaacttttttcttctctaacgattcttcttcttcttctttatctttaacaaccattctttttcttatttggCCATTTCTTATCAAATTCATTGTCAAACGAGCAAACCAAGCTCAATCTGTGATtgttttgaattcaagttaagtttatattaatcattattcAGACTTAATTCGATTCAACTTAAATCTACCTTTGATAAATAGAAAAATTCTccgaataaaatatttttgatggtTTTAGCAAATCGTTGTAgggcaaaggattattttccactcaagtttcagctcaatctcaaaaatacatttatagcagtttaaaaactcaaacacccatccaTAATTCAACTATAcaacgaagagacagagatttCTTTGTCACaccatcgtgcgacgaagaaCTTCGCTCCACCCAGATGACGAAGGACAACGCTTCATTGTCTTTTGTGGCTCGTCACGTCATCCAGATGTGACGAGGAAGGATGACGAAGTGTCGTCTTTCTTCTATTCTTCTAGATCTGAATGAtgcttcgtcatccagatcttgGTGATGAACGGTCATTCTTCgttgtcctttgtagtcagagatgaaAGATCGGTGGAATGCGTTGGCCGTCAGTGGTGGCcagagaagaaaacaaaccttaggggtgaaatctaaatttttaaaactttaagaatgggttaaggtgttagttttaaaacctggagggggtaatagtgagattttaaaattttaaggtttataattaaagtgatgattttatccctgtccttaactgaaaatttagatgacagtttggtcataggtcaaaaaatagatttttgatTTGTCGCAggtataagtttgagaatagggtaaaaaatgggtgggaaatattccTTTTCCCTATTTTTTAAATGACGAGGTGATAAttggaaatttatttttatatttttattattatttcattatttttatttttatattttaaaattattattctgtgTTGCTGTGATTACTAGGCTCATGTTTGACTTTTCAAAGTGAACTTATAATCCAGGTGGCATCAAATTGAGCTTTTGGGTTGCCATTCTTAccaacagaaaaataaatagttaaatattgaataatttttttattcgatTTCATTGAATTAAGAAATTGAATCGTTAATTTTTGGTCACAAGACAAATGTCTTTCTAAAAGGCACTTATCCATGGGTTGGTCGGAGTTGAGTCAACTCACTTACAATTTATTCTATCAGAGTAAATTAAACTTGGAATAGAGTTTTACGTGAATAATTCATGAGttcaatttattcatttctctCATAATAATATTCAAGGTCTACTCGAGTCAGCTCTACCAAGATGAAATCCTGCATTCTCTACACGGCAACTCGATGGACGCTCTCTACCGCATGTTCACGGGACTTTAGACTTTCGAATTCTATCACTTTCCGAGTTGCCTTACTCGGTAGCTAGTCATTCCAGAAGGATTAAATGTCAGCTTGTTGCTCTCTCTTGACTGCTGACTTCTTCAATTCTTTCGTCTTCTTTGTTGTGAATCGTCCGCTTATATAATAATCATTCTTCTTTGTTTATACTTATTACTCTTTTCCTCTGATTTCCATGGCGATGGGAGTTCCtagatttttttgtttcttcttcttcttccttctcttcCCGATTCTTGCTCAATCTCAATCTCAACCCACCAATTTCATCTTTGAAGGGTTTACAGGGCGTGGAAGCGATCTTAGCCTTGACAGTGGTGCAACTATCAAGCCTTCTGGTTTACTCAGACTCACTAACAGATCAACTAATGCTATAGGCCATGCATTCTATGTCAAACCGATagaaatatttgacaaaaactcctcttcttctttttcagctGAAAATTCTTATTCTTTCAGCACAACTTTTGTGTTTGAGATAGTTCCTCTAAGTTCAGGCCATGGCGGCTATGGACTTGCCTTTTTGTTGGCTCCCTCTACGCAACTTCCAGGGGCAGATTCCGGACAATACCTTGGAATTTTGAACTCGGGTAATGATGGTAATGAGTCAAACCATATTATCGTGGTTGAGTTTGACACGGTTAACGGGTTTAatggtgatttggaagaggaTGGAAACCATGTTGGTATCGGCATCAACACAATGAATTCAAACAAAGTAGAACCAGCTTCTTATCATCGAGGTAAAACAGATCAGAAAGAAGACATGAGGTTGGAAGGCAGCGACCCCATCCAAGCTTGGATCGAATATGATGGAGAAGAAAAAGTTCTGAATGTAACTATATGTTATGCAGGGAAGCCAAAACCTGTGAAGCCCCTCATAACTTACTCGGGTTTAATCCTGACTGATTATTTCAAAGAAACCATGTATGTTGGATTCTCTGCGTCTACAGGAGAGTACAGATCGAGCTCTCATTACATTACAGGATGGAGTTTTTCATTAAACGGAGAGGCTCAAAAGCTTAATGTTTCAGCACTTCCAAGAGCACCAAAGGAGAAAGAATCGGCCCCGTATAACGCTCAAACTATTGCTCTTATTTCTTCTTTATGCATTGTGACTCTTTTGCTGTTGGGGACATTGGTATTCTTTTTGTTCTATAAGAGGTCTTCAACGTCTGAGATTCTTGAAGATTGGGAAATAGACTGTCCTCACAGGTTCAGATACAAGGATCTTCATGAAGGAACCAAGGGGTTTAGGGAAAGTGAGCTGATTGGAGTCGGTGGATTTGGTTCAGTTTACAGAGGTGTGTTACCAAGTAATGGAAATGAAGTAGCTGTTAAGAAGATTACTCATAATTCAGTCCAAGGAATGAGGGAATTTGCAGCTGAAATCGAAAGCTTGGGACGTTTAAGGCACAAGAATTTGGTAAATCTCCAAGGTTGGTGTAAGCAGAAGAATGATCTTCTTCTAGTTTATGAGTACATTCCAAATGGAAGCCTTGATTCACTTCTTTTTAAACCCAAGAACGGCTTTGTATTGAGCTGGGAACAGAGATTCAACATTGTTAAAGGTGTTGCAGCAGGGCTGTTATATCTACACGAAGAATGGGAAAAAGTTGTGATTCATCGTGATGTGAAGCCTAGCAATGTGCTAATCGACGCTGAAATGAATGCTCGGTTGGGAGACTTCGGTCTTGCCAGGCTATACGATCATGGAGAAATGTCGCACACTACAAATGTTGTGGGCACAATTGGGTACATTGCCCCCGAATTGACTCGCACAGGCAAGGCCTCGGCTAGTTCTGACGTGTATGCATATGGGATTTTACTTCTTGTGGTAGCAACTGGGCAGAGGCCGATTGGTTCAGGCACATTCCTGTTGATGGAATGGGTAGGGGAATGCCAACAGCTTGGTAGAATTCTTGAAGCTGTGGATCCATTGCTGAATTCAGTTTACGTGGTTAAAGAGATGGAACTTGTTCTGAAATTGGGGCTACTTTGCTCCCATCCGAACCCAGAATTGAGGCCTACCATGAGACAAGTTATGCGGTATCTAAGCGGGGAAGAGCTCCAATGGAGCTCCATTGATTCTCAACAAGGTTATGAATTCAGCTCCAGATATATGGAAATGATTTCTTCTGATACGTACAAAATGTCGCATGCTTCATCTTCCAATGTGGGCTTGTCTTCCAGTTCTATAGAAATTGGCAGATAGTAGTCAGTCCTgcacatttttcctttttccaccTTGTACATTGTTTTGAGAGATAATTGCAGTTTAAAACTATTTGTCCATTAAGAAATTTACATTCAACATCAACTATTTCACTTTTCCTCAGGCCAgtgatttataaatatataaatcataagtttaactttaatttatcttatCTCGAACTTGAGTCGATAACTCTTGAAAttgtcaaatttaagttttatataaatcCAATCGAATCAAACTCGAATCTAACATTACTAACTTGACTCGATTGCAGCAGCCCTAACataaagtatgaaaaaaaacataaaaattgacTCAATAAACCTCCGATTAGAGGATGCATTAAACTAAAAGAGTTCAACAAGTGGACTGATTTCTCCACCTACCAACCTCGGTCGTTACAAGAGATTAACATGTGAAGATTTAGAACCCTGGAAAAATTCAGAACTGCAGTCCAAAGTAACGTAGATACATAACCAGATGAATTTACCAATTTTTGAGTTTCCTAACATTCGTAAGAATCTTAACCTTGACCAGAAATCTTTGAAAAGAGAATTGCATTAACAAGAAGgttaaagaaagagataattattTCCATCAGACAGGTTTCATGAGATCATGAAACCATAACACGTCCAATCATCCCTTGGGTCCAACCAGCAGTTTCCTTGATCTGTTCATCCTCGGATTGAAGGCACTCACCCAGAAATTCAGGAAAGAATGcaaaatctttaaaaagtaTCTTTGTATTTGGACCAAGTGCGTCTGCAAGATCGCCCAAAACTGCAACTGCAGCTTTAGTAACACTCTCATCCCTGCAAAACATTAGAAAAAGAAACAGACATAAGGACCAAAAGGCAGgacataaatcaaacaaataatcaGCATCAGAAGAAACATATAATGAAGCATGGCTGCAGAAGGGATAATACCTCTGTCTATCTCTGAAGACTACTTCTATAAACTGCAAGAGATGTTGAGCATATGGCAGCATCACCTCAGGCTTTGCATTCTTGAATCCTTGCAAAATACCAGAGTATGCTTCAAATATACTACGCCTTAGCTGGTTCCCATAATCGACCATCTCCTCATCGTTGCTGTCCAATTGGGCACAGGCCTTAGCTGCATCCTGCATCATTTGAAGTGTTGAGGGAACATACTTCTCAAAGTGCTCTCCTATTGCAAGAGCAATGTCCCCAAAGCAAGAAAGTATGGGAGGCTTTACAGATCGGTGGAGATGACTACTAGAGAGATCATTCAATAGAAGTGACATGATTCCATCACAATATGGCAAGACCTTATTATCCAAGGCACGGCAGATGTCACCAACTACCCCAACTGTTATAGAACAAACCTGGTATTCCTCAGAATTCTGCAATCCCATTTGTAAATACTGGTAAAAGTCAGGCATATATTTTGCAAATTCTGGTCCAGTAGCATAAG
Encoded proteins:
- the LOC123202196 gene encoding lectin-domain containing receptor kinase VI.3-like, with amino-acid sequence MAMGVPRFFCFFFFFLLFPILAQSQSQPTNFIFEGFTGRGSDLSLDSGATIKPSGLLRLTNRSTNAIGHAFYVKPIEIFDKNSSSSFSAENSYSFSTTFVFEIVPLSSGHGGYGLAFLLAPSTQLPGADSGQYLGILNSGNDGNESNHIIVVEFDTVNGFNGDLEEDGNHVGIGINTMNSNKVEPASYHRGKTDQKEDMRLEGSDPIQAWIEYDGEEKVLNVTICYAGKPKPVKPLITYSGLILTDYFKETMYVGFSASTGEYRSSSHYITGWSFSLNGEAQKLNVSALPRAPKEKESAPYNAQTIALISSLCIVTLLLLGTLVFFLFYKRSSTSEILEDWEIDCPHRFRYKDLHEGTKGFRESELIGVGGFGSVYRGVLPSNGNEVAVKKITHNSVQGMREFAAEIESLGRLRHKNLVNLQGWCKQKNDLLLVYEYIPNGSLDSLLFKPKNGFVLSWEQRFNIVKGVAAGLLYLHEEWEKVVIHRDVKPSNVLIDAEMNARLGDFGLARLYDHGEMSHTTNVVGTIGYIAPELTRTGKASASSDVYAYGILLLVVATGQRPIGSGTFLLMEWVGECQQLGRILEAVDPLLNSVYVVKEMELVLKLGLLCSHPNPELRPTMRQVMRYLSGEELQWSSIDSQQGYEFSSRYMEMISSDTYKMSHASSSNVGLSSSSIEIGR
- the LOC123202268 gene encoding protein NODULATION SIGNALING PATHWAY 2-like, encoding MIQPVHPFQDLYANNGVAMEDDLLFMNYFESSTFSPPFTTISDNLAPSAMSNDFIDIDNFPFHVNEMQITFPVDDSSSVLDLEDLDLDPNLNIDLEEIRDWLENGDHDQESDDSSYQQLSMGQEGNETSMEETSIIPEPILNFPTEGMEINNELCASHLAKAYGEAMANEHRELAEVIVKRINAKVSPVGGIKERLLYHSFQPLNKETHDNYLKQESCKVFDAAFKAFYSVFPNGMFAHFTANSAILEAVPHDTEVLHIVDFDMGEGVQWASMIVALAQRQNLLQQFGLISQQITFKLTSIKWKNAGCICGQAHPHWRFEETKKQLIYYANCHGIKLKVEEMELQDLVHEIKKTKRRGGRREWMAFNCMWALPHMGRRRRRGHVMEFLKLAKDFLANCENNDGIITFGDGDTWEKTEDYSCFESFFESYQEHYQALLESMEWNLHNLLAEARIAMECLFVAPYASCLSLFEKWKEIKEVCEFEPGFGLKGVRLSSESLMEAKVMGREGEGLYRVRIEGENANEMVLEWERTPLVRVSAWRL